Proteins co-encoded in one Ruegeria sp. HKCCD4315 genomic window:
- a CDS encoding MerR family transcriptional regulator: MANVFNDDRVYFPEDPEMQLLGNREKLAQWRHRMCGPAFLRIGRRVAYHGADLNAWLAARRTDPNNEAA; encoded by the coding sequence ATGGCAAACGTCTTTAATGACGACCGGGTCTATTTCCCAGAAGACCCTGAAATGCAATTGCTGGGAAACCGTGAAAAGCTGGCTCAATGGCGCCACCGCATGTGTGGTCCGGCCTTTCTCCGCATCGGTCGGCGGGTCGCCTATCACGGCGCCGATTTGAACGCTTGGCTGGCGGCCCGGCGCACCGATCCCAACAACGAGGCTGCATAA
- a CDS encoding site-specific integrase, giving the protein MSALDGKLTKKLVENLGPGRHGDGSGLYLVVDPSGARRWIVRVTVKGQKNRKGAPLRTDFGLGGADVVTLNQARERALEYRRMAKSGLNPRFNAQREIPTFEELSRQVHIDRLPTWKNAKHGQQWLNTLRDYAFPKIGRMPVDSIDQPEVLMCLSPIWTEKHETAKRLSQRIKTVLDVAKSKGFRSGENPVTAIREGKVLPTVKAKVQHHDAMPWQEVPAFYAELQTRSAMAAKALQFTILTACRTSEVLETKWPEVDIDTRLWTIPAERMKGGQVHRVPLTDEMLTILEPLRALASDYVFEGQKRHQPLSNMSMLMLLRRMRQDGVTVHGFRSSFRDWAAEAANAPRELAEAALAHQVGSDVERAYARSDLLERRRELMEEWCKSVSS; this is encoded by the coding sequence ATGTCTGCGCTCGATGGGAAGCTGACAAAGAAGCTGGTAGAGAATCTCGGCCCGGGTCGTCATGGCGACGGTTCTGGCCTGTACCTCGTTGTTGATCCATCAGGCGCAAGGCGCTGGATTGTGCGTGTAACGGTCAAAGGGCAAAAGAACCGCAAAGGCGCGCCGCTAAGAACGGACTTCGGTTTAGGCGGCGCGGATGTTGTCACGCTGAACCAGGCCCGCGAAAGAGCACTCGAATATCGACGCATGGCTAAGTCCGGACTGAACCCTCGATTCAACGCCCAGCGCGAAATCCCGACCTTCGAAGAGCTCAGCCGACAGGTCCACATCGACCGCCTTCCAACATGGAAGAACGCTAAGCACGGCCAGCAGTGGCTCAACACCTTGCGCGACTATGCATTCCCAAAAATCGGGCGCATGCCAGTCGACAGCATTGATCAACCCGAAGTGCTGATGTGCCTCTCCCCGATCTGGACCGAGAAACACGAAACCGCAAAGCGACTGTCTCAGCGGATCAAGACGGTGCTCGACGTGGCAAAGTCCAAGGGTTTCCGCTCGGGCGAGAACCCGGTTACCGCGATCCGCGAAGGCAAGGTGCTACCCACCGTCAAAGCCAAGGTACAGCACCATGACGCAATGCCGTGGCAGGAGGTGCCCGCATTCTATGCCGAGTTGCAAACCCGCTCTGCCATGGCCGCCAAGGCGCTGCAGTTTACCATTCTGACCGCCTGCCGGACTTCAGAGGTGCTGGAGACGAAATGGCCCGAGGTCGATATCGATACGCGCCTTTGGACCATACCAGCGGAGCGCATGAAGGGCGGGCAGGTCCACCGCGTCCCTCTCACCGACGAAATGCTGACCATTCTGGAGCCGTTGCGCGCGCTGGCCTCTGACTATGTGTTCGAGGGCCAAAAGCGGCACCAGCCCTTGTCAAACATGTCCATGTTGATGCTGCTGCGCCGGATGCGGCAGGATGGCGTCACCGTGCATGGCTTTCGCAGTTCGTTTCGGGATTGGGCGGCGGAGGCCGCAAACGCGCCGCGCGAACTGGCAGAGGCGGCCTTGGCCCATCAGGTTGGTTCAGATGTTGAGCGCGCTTATGCACGGTCGGATTTGTTGGAAAGGCGGCGAGAATTGATGGAAGAGTGGTGCAAGTCTGTTTCAAGTTAG
- a CDS encoding helix-turn-helix domain-containing protein has translation MSRRRSPKGKRSDEGQYIPLPYAMIKSPAWRALSGPAVKLWLELHTRYNGGNNGKVFLSMNEAAEILGLGKATVQRAFEDLQDKGFLVLEQEGNWYHRRAHEWRLTTKTTQTRSGKKAATNDWRFWQPEKTKRGSETEPSAFSVVPFENPKTSHGSKSEPVRPVSRRSFGSESEH, from the coding sequence ATGAGTAGGCGCCGGTCTCCCAAGGGCAAACGGTCGGATGAGGGGCAATACATCCCTCTGCCCTACGCCATGATCAAGTCCCCGGCGTGGCGGGCTCTGTCCGGACCTGCAGTGAAGCTCTGGCTGGAGCTTCACACCCGATACAACGGCGGCAACAACGGCAAGGTGTTTCTGTCGATGAACGAGGCGGCAGAGATACTGGGATTGGGCAAGGCCACGGTTCAGCGGGCTTTCGAGGATCTGCAGGACAAAGGCTTCCTTGTGCTGGAGCAGGAAGGCAACTGGTATCACCGTCGCGCCCACGAATGGCGGTTAACGACTAAGACCACACAAACCCGGTCCGGCAAAAAAGCCGCCACTAACGACTGGCGTTTCTGGCAGCCCGAAAAAACAAAACGCGGTTCTGAGACGGAACCGTCAGCATTCTCTGTGGTTCCGTTTGAGAACCCAAAGACCTCCCATGGTTCCAAATCAGAACCCGTCAGGCCGGTTTCTCGTCGGTCCTTCGGTTCTGAATCGGAACACTAA
- a CDS encoding HAMP domain-containing sensor histidine kinase: protein MLNSLSGRFLILTTVFVMLAEILIFVPSIARFREDFLLNRLERAQIASLALLADDMLAEDLEAELLANAGVYNVVLRRDEVRQLMLSSPIPESITQTYDLRDAGPWVLIRDAMSRIFKPENEIIRVIGEPVKGAGLLIEVTTDSAPLRMAMVDYGLRILGLSFVISIITASLLFLAVRVVLVRPIKSVVGYMQRYASAPEDARGIISPNSKVTELREAEEALKMLQTDLTQALRQRERLAQLGGAVAKVSHDLRNILTSAQLFTDRIESSDDPLVRRMAPKLVNSITRAVSLCESTLAFGRAEEPAPTLTMVPVRALAADVAASEQLAVADACVEIVNEVPDDLIVRADPEQLFRVIMNLVRNARQALVASAKPGRVTIAGCEYGDTWCIEISDTGPGLPPKARENLFTPFQGGVRKGGSGLGLAISQELVRGHGGDLSLKHTGPEGTVFEISLPRGDMTF from the coding sequence TGCTGAACCGTCTGGAGCGCGCCCAGATTGCCTCATTGGCGTTGTTGGCAGACGATATGCTGGCCGAGGATCTCGAGGCGGAACTGCTGGCGAATGCCGGTGTATATAACGTCGTGTTGCGTCGTGACGAAGTTCGGCAGCTTATGTTGTCTTCGCCGATTCCGGAATCGATCACCCAGACATACGATCTGCGCGATGCCGGTCCTTGGGTTTTGATCCGTGACGCCATGAGCCGGATTTTCAAGCCCGAAAACGAGATCATTCGAGTTATTGGCGAACCCGTCAAAGGCGCAGGGCTTTTGATCGAGGTCACCACGGACAGCGCCCCATTGCGCATGGCGATGGTGGATTACGGCCTGCGTATCCTCGGCCTTTCCTTTGTCATTTCGATAATCACTGCTTCGTTGCTTTTCCTGGCTGTGCGGGTGGTGCTTGTACGGCCAATCAAAAGCGTAGTGGGATATATGCAGCGCTACGCCAGCGCGCCCGAAGACGCGCGGGGCATTATCTCGCCAAACTCGAAAGTGACGGAACTGCGCGAGGCAGAAGAGGCGCTGAAAATGCTGCAGACGGATCTGACACAGGCGTTGCGACAGCGTGAAAGACTGGCGCAACTGGGTGGGGCGGTTGCCAAAGTCAGTCACGATCTGCGCAATATCTTAACGTCGGCACAGCTGTTCACCGACAGGATCGAATCCAGCGACGATCCCTTGGTTCGTCGGATGGCTCCGAAACTGGTGAACTCCATCACCCGCGCTGTGTCGCTGTGCGAAAGCACGCTGGCCTTTGGGCGCGCGGAAGAACCCGCGCCCACCTTGACGATGGTTCCTGTACGGGCGCTTGCTGCTGACGTTGCAGCCAGTGAGCAGCTTGCCGTCGCCGATGCCTGCGTTGAAATCGTAAACGAAGTGCCAGATGACCTGATTGTCCGCGCAGACCCCGAACAATTGTTCCGAGTCATCATGAACCTCGTGCGCAACGCCCGTCAGGCACTGGTCGCATCTGCCAAACCCGGGCGAGTAACAATTGCTGGCTGCGAATATGGAGACACCTGGTGCATTGAAATCAGCGATACAGGCCCGGGTCTTCCACCAAAAGCGCGCGAAAACCTGTTTACACCATTCCAGGGCGGAGTTCGAAAGGGCGGTTCGGGTTTGGGACTGGCAATTTCGCAGGAACTTGTGCGCGGACATGGTGGAGACCTGAGTTTGAAACACACCGGACCCGAAGGAACAGTGTTCGAAATAAGCCTTCCACGTGGCGACATGACTTTTTGA
- a CDS encoding metallophosphoesterase yields the protein MSKVKWLHLSDWHHRPMTADRRVILDKLLEDIKEREEIHDELLNLDFVIFSGDIAFSGMKTEFDEAHDLFFKPLQDRIGSDVPFVFCPGNHDIDRATIDKIPADWAKEAGTLGSYSEPLEEMVSDSAITELFLRPFKNYKSFCEKFGQNYETGSLSYFKSLKLAGKNIGICSINTAWHSARYDITHRTCDEVTGIWDYGALKVTEKQIRGCIEQSKCCDLKILVMHHPLNWLSEDDQVRIGRLINSHFDIVLNGHEHRPDMNELSGGAGSILQIPAGASYNRRVSSDPRYTNAYNFCLLDAEDFSGQVHHRIWSEDRDRWSADDRYWNKGQSSFLLNTSKREEFLDRKSLLFDVEINYAPSLYKRTGKSAVITIAHKPVEISGQKLIETRTQYEFTYERGEVEDFEIKCRASRRIENHRVKEIRDRGYKLEHTQPRHIYKNSYIEDGIPRFDCKIPIGRDEQSIVYRYSSLEMPEEVFLWRLTRFTRDIKLVIHEAEGYEYEYCSLGGFPALIPRENPMDKSRVLESRGTMHLPGQGYLIQWYPKPVDI from the coding sequence ATGAGCAAAGTAAAGTGGCTTCATTTGTCAGATTGGCACCATAGACCGATGACAGCTGATCGACGCGTCATTCTGGATAAGCTCCTAGAGGACATCAAAGAACGAGAAGAAATCCACGATGAGTTACTTAATCTGGATTTCGTAATTTTCAGTGGCGACATCGCTTTCAGCGGAATGAAGACAGAGTTTGATGAAGCTCACGATCTTTTCTTTAAGCCGCTTCAAGATAGGATTGGATCGGATGTACCCTTTGTTTTTTGCCCCGGTAACCATGACATCGATAGAGCGACGATCGATAAAATTCCAGCTGATTGGGCGAAGGAAGCGGGAACCTTAGGTTCTTACAGCGAACCTCTGGAAGAAATGGTGAGTGATAGCGCCATAACTGAACTGTTTTTGCGCCCGTTTAAGAATTACAAGAGTTTTTGCGAAAAGTTTGGCCAGAATTACGAAACAGGTAGCCTCTCGTACTTTAAATCGTTGAAGCTGGCAGGAAAAAATATAGGAATTTGCTCCATTAACACTGCGTGGCATTCAGCACGCTATGACATTACACACCGAACCTGCGATGAAGTGACCGGCATCTGGGATTACGGAGCACTAAAAGTTACAGAAAAGCAAATTAGGGGTTGCATTGAGCAGTCAAAGTGCTGCGACCTAAAAATTCTGGTTATGCATCACCCACTTAACTGGCTGTCAGAAGATGACCAAGTTCGAATTGGAAGATTGATCAATTCTCATTTTGACATTGTTCTAAATGGGCATGAGCACAGGCCAGATATGAATGAGCTTTCTGGGGGCGCGGGAAGCATTCTGCAAATACCAGCAGGTGCTTCATACAACCGCAGAGTTTCCAGCGACCCACGCTATACCAACGCCTACAATTTTTGCCTGTTGGATGCCGAAGATTTCTCTGGTCAAGTGCATCATAGAATATGGTCGGAAGACCGAGATCGCTGGTCGGCTGATGATAGGTACTGGAACAAAGGGCAGTCGTCATTTTTACTGAATACTTCTAAAAGGGAAGAATTTCTCGATCGTAAAAGCTTGTTGTTCGATGTTGAAATTAACTATGCTCCAAGTCTGTATAAAAGAACTGGGAAATCAGCTGTAATAACAATAGCACACAAACCCGTAGAAATTTCGGGGCAAAAACTCATCGAAACAAGGACACAATATGAGTTCACCTATGAACGGGGGGAAGTTGAAGATTTTGAGATAAAATGTCGCGCGAGTCGTCGAATTGAGAATCACAGAGTCAAGGAAATTCGGGATCGTGGATACAAATTAGAGCACACTCAACCTCGACATATATATAAAAATTCCTATATCGAAGACGGAATTCCTAGGTTTGATTGCAAAATCCCGATCGGAAGGGACGAGCAATCCATTGTCTACCGATACAGTTCCCTTGAAATGCCAGAAGAGGTCTTTCTTTGGAGATTAACTCGCTTTACCAGAGACATTAAGTTAGTGATTCATGAAGCCGAAGGCTACGAATATGAGTATTGTAGCCTTGGCGGGTTTCCTGCACTAATTCCCCGTGAAAATCCAATGGACAAAAGCCGAGTACTGGAGTCCCGAGGAACGATGCACCTTCCTGGTCAAGGTTATCTTATTCAATGGTATCCAAAACCAGTTGACATCTAG